The following coding sequences lie in one Magnetococcus sp. PR-3 genomic window:
- a CDS encoding phosphatidylglycerophosphatase A family protein: MFWGTAPSHWRTWSAIDRLIMLLATIGGSGWSPKAPGTMGTVASIPLVWLAMYGGVTVHVIILVITSAVGWWVCNRAVVLLGREDPGAVVIDETAGLLLTMLFVPLTGTNLLVGFVLFRFFDILKPWPIRWLDKHIHGGLGIMLDDLVAGIFAGILLLLAQPHLPLY; this comes from the coding sequence ATGTTTTGGGGTACAGCACCTTCCCACTGGCGCACGTGGTCTGCTATCGACCGTTTAATCATGCTTCTGGCCACCATAGGTGGCAGTGGCTGGTCGCCTAAGGCACCGGGTACCATGGGTACCGTGGCATCCATACCCCTGGTATGGCTTGCCATGTATGGGGGGGTGACCGTACATGTGATCATTCTGGTGATCACCTCTGCCGTGGGGTGGTGGGTCTGTAACCGTGCCGTGGTGCTGTTGGGTAGAGAGGATCCTGGTGCGGTGGTGATTGATGAAACCGCCGGTTTGCTGCTAACCATGCTGTTTGTACCTCTTACTGGCACCAATCTTTTGGTGGGGTTTGTACTGTTCCGTTTTTTCGATATTTTAAAGCCTTGGCCCATCCGTTGGCTGGATAAACATATCCATGGTGGTTTGGGTATTATGTTGGATGATCTGGTGGCGGGTATCTTTGCAGGTATCCTGCTTTTACTGGCTCAGCCCCACTTGCCGCTTTACTAA